The following DNA comes from Macrobrachium rosenbergii isolate ZJJX-2024 chromosome 5, ASM4041242v1, whole genome shotgun sequence.
AAAAATTGCGTGTTTTTAAGACCCTTTATTAAAAGTACCCATTCGAACTTCACAGTTCCAGAAGTctattattcctcacaccgttggactgtggaacagtctccataAGGGTGCTGTGCGATTAGAAGCtcaaacgttcaagcgaagatgcaatgaattactaccaTAGAATaatggtattttaataatttatttaatttttatcaatttatcaactgtgaatttatttctttctctaatTACATctttactttctgtatttccttatcatcttatgtaacttctttcaaatgaacgccatattctttggaagcttgaattcaagtcaatgacccctatggacttgttccaaatgaataattgtttatcttttgaataataataataaattttccataaGGGCAGAGCAAACTACGGTGAACGAGTTTTACCGAGCAGACAAACTCACCTTGTACATCATCATCCTGACCATCTGTTCCTCTTCAATTTGCTGGGGGGCGTTTAagctgtctctctttctcctcttgccGGCAGCCATGATGCCTGTCAGCAGAAAGAAAAATCCTGCCAGAGTGGTTCCCAGGGCCGACGCAGTCACCAGGAGTCCTCCTGACGTACCAACGGCAGCTAACTGGATTGTCATTTTGCTGTGGTCTAGCCTTTTTTCGAAACAAACTATAATTTTCGTCCGCTGGTATGTGTTCGCTGCTTACGATTGCTTGTGGCGTAGCTATCCTGTTGATCGAGACCATTCATTAAAACTGAGAAACGAGCTTTGGAAAATTATTAAGACTTACTTTAAACCAGTTGTAACTTTAGTTtcgttctcttcttttctttaaattttcagctgaaCCCCCTTATGGACAGAGTGCAAACTGATTTTTCTTTAGAGCCCTCTTAGGTTTCCAGTCTGccgactctgtccataaggggggttatatatatatatatattatatatatatatatatatatatatatatatatatatatatatatatatatatacatatatatatatatatatatatatatatatatacatatatatatatatatatatatatatatatatatatataagagagagagagagagagagagagagagagagagagagagagagagagagagagagacgttacaggaaaaggaaataaagaaataaatatgaaggaatagaaaataaaaccgatgcacctAAAATTCATGAGAAGTCAGCAGCAGAGAGctgaaatgaatttgctcctcacttagatatttggagatcagaagattacACGACTGCATattacatgtataactgaatcacgaaaatatggaacgtgatgaatatataaataaagacaaaatccacgaaggaaagggaaacaatgcagtgcagcactccattgtttctttttccttcgtggatcttgtctatatatatatatatatatatatatatatatatatatatatatatatatatatatatatatatatatatatatatatataatttatagaaaattcttcatgatataacaaatataatgcaaatttcaatatatatatatatatatatatatatatatatatatatatatagaaaaattagagaaatgtgaactgaaataaaaaaaaagcctgacaacccgaaaataaaaagaaagttagaaTGCAAAACgacgagaaattaaaagaaaaaagagggaaagacaaacgataaagcaactagtaaatggatgaaagagaaaaaggaagcacAGAACCGAGAGTACaaccaagaaaaataaccacGAATAAAAGCGGGAAAACAACGggaagcaaaataataaacaaacgcaACTGGCAGAAGAGAACGTACAATATGATCTTACCGACGACCCACCAACCTCGCTTCGAGAGAAGGCAAGAAGAATGAATGAGCAGCCACCAGCCTCCTCTCCTATATATACCAGGAAACAGTGCCATCCCTGAATGGCCTTGGTTGATAATACACTAAGATACGCATTGTCCCTGCCAACCGCCATACATAATTAGACAATTATGACCCTGCAATAGCAGATTTCATAGAAGGTTTCATATCAGTTGCATAGCATGCTGGCCGTGTTGCCAGGCTAGCTCTCCTGCTCATAGGCATAATAGATCGTAGGCTGTGTTTGAAAGTGAACGTGGTAATGTTTcgaagattttgtttttatggccTGTATCAAAACGCGTAGTAGTGCATCGATGTAATGTTTACGGTGAGCAAAAATGATGCGCAAAGATATGCAAAATGCGTAAAtttatactttaatattttttttttgattgaagTATGATTTCTTTAGGTTTAAAAACAGTCATTTATGTAACCTAGTGCGTTTAAATTTGGTTATTCCTAGCCATTTcttctgatatctctctctctctatcacttccTAGCCATTtcttctgattctctctctctctctctctccccttaaataaaatttgtatcaAACGTCATTTAGGCACCCTGATTAAAAGACAgttagttcttcgctgggtgagcgggttccgtttaccagttggtcgcgagttcgaatctccgaccggtcagtgaagaacaacaattcatttctcgctataatgtggttcggattccacaataagttgtaggtcccgttgctagttaaccaattggttcttagccacgtaaaaataaatcaccctaggagagctgttaatcaagttaaactaagatatacttaaaagaCAGTTGAATAAGTATTACATTTTTTGTTGTCACATTCCAAATTTACCACATCAATCAAGAATGTCAGTGGAAATACCTATTACAATATCCCAAAAAAGAAATGTGTGAAATCGGCGATTCTCTAAAACAAATAAGGAACTTTTACCGATGACCAAAATTACGCTGGCCAAAGCTTATCAGGCCAAGCTCAGTTCTCTCGGATAATTCTCTTACGCAAGCCACTTACGATCCATAACTTTGAGCAATGTCTCGCTCTCTCATTAGCGTCCAGATTGTTAACCTCTTTAAAACTGATTTTCCCAGCCTTCTCAAAGCTAAATATTCTCAAATTTATTAAAACTAATCTTTTAAATTAAGACCTACAGCTAAATGTTAGTTTCAAGTTACTAAATTTGGGAATGTCACAgcagaggtaaaaagaaaaaaaaaaaaagtttcatttgacCCAAAACAATTCAATTCCAGGGATTTGTGTAGTCCAGGTTTTAGTACAGTATCTTATTTCTGTTACaaaatgattattactgttaGAAAGAGAGATCCCCAACTTGTAAAAACATGAAGTCAGGCAGAATGCTCTTAATAATTCAGACTGATAAAGTGCAGTTATTTCACAAGTAAAATCGTACGATATAGTGGTCAGATGAAAGCAGTTCACAGGGTTACCACTGGCAATAAGGAAATTCGTATGTGCACTATTGTCAACCAGGAAAGAAACAGCCAACGTTCCTACAGGTTTTGATAGGGTGGTTACAGGACAAGGGTACGTCCACACtgcagcaaaacatgtcataaacacatgtcggcaacttatcccATACACgtaacaaacaggttgaatacaaatcaacGATTTAGGCTACTGGTGGTCCTAAACACATGATTATCtagcatttttttatctttattagaaaaatacattaatgcagttttaccacagtatttacataattttacaattataaaacagaatattgatatttacaaattgtttttaacGATTTAGGCATagacttttatatgtatataatatttaatattaactagTCTTTATAATGGCCCATTTTATCAAGCTATCTCTATATTATATTCCCAGGTAGTCTTTTTGATTATCTTATTTAGGCATTGTTTtgacatataatattttttctagcATTtgcaaagattcgttctccacttaccgTTGTTGACATGTTATCTACCTGTTTGTGagatgtatgcgataagtttccgtGTGTTTATGACACGTCTCACTATATTGTGGACACATCCTAAACGACCCAgggcttcatacgattatccagcatttgacaaagattcgttctccacttagcATCGTTGAAGTATTTTCAACCTGTTAgtgacatgtatgcgataagtttccgacgtgTATTTATGACATGTCTCACTGTATTGTGGACCTATCCTATGATATCTAGTACTATATTATTCTGTCAAAAACTCCGAGGTGCAACTCTAGTTTACAATCTACTGGAGTTTCGTCACGGAGAATGACCAAAAATGAATGAGATAAGATATATTCGGATCACTAGTTAACCAGACCATTGCAAAAGGTTGCAGATAACTGGTTATCatagtgtaaaagaaaaaaaaataacatttggtGAGCTTTATCCTTCCGCACCAACATAGCCTACTTTCCACTGTCTCCAAAGTAAGTGAAATTTTCAACTTCCTAAAATTGCAAAAGGCCTTTTATTATATTAGTTCCTCGTTccaaaactaaatttttaaaaattccctaAATCTTTCAAACCTAAGTTTACTTGCTGACTCTGGAGTGTTCATATTCTTATTAACACTTTTATTCTTATACATATCATTCATCATCAATAACTTCCAGAATGAGGCGTCAAGTACAAACAAGGCGAATATGACTTTCAACCGAAAAATatcccaaaaaattaataaaaaaaaaaaaaagtttgttttcacTAAAAATCATAACCGCTGGTTTCCTGGTCATTTCATTCCCGACTGAGAATGAGGATTTTATATGATGGCATTTGGTTACCAATCCCTTTAAGATTTTCTTAAGCAATACATGACCTGCATGCATCAAGTTCAGACCAAACAAACGCGCatagatatttctttatttttttctaaagactTGCACGACATAACATAAGCCCAATACAATCACAAAAGGAAAACTATAGAAAGATTTAATCACTAAAATACTAATTTTTCCGAAAACTCACAATCACAAAAGGCTAAAAAAGACTATAACAATAAGGGTAAGAACAATTCTTGGAGGTCTAAAACTTGTCTTAACTCTACCTTAATCCTTTTGATGTTGGTTTAATTATAATATCCATTCATAAAACTATTTACACAATAGGGtttattctttaatgttttaCCTTTGAAGAACCCATACCAGTTTGTCAAGCACAGTTCAGTCGTTTTCAGACGAACAGTCTTATAAAACTAGTGCTCTTTCTAAGTggccatttaaaattttatgtccAACATAGACCCTGTTCAAAGAGACAACGTCGTACAGATTCATGAACCAAAAATTAATCCGGAAGTCGACCTACTGACCAAGAAGCATAGTTGCTCATGTCTGTATAATTATGGATCAACACTTCCATAATTACACAGACGACTGATCGTCACTTTTATACTGGTTACTGCTTAAATTAAGCTTCAAAGTTTGTCAACAGCATCAATCAAAGAAAGAAGGgttaaataaatatgttatgtACCTGTGATTCTATAAAAATTGTTCCTTTAATAACTTCATGAGCTGgtcttcttttttccctttgtgAAAATCCATTAGGCCTTGTGTTGCCGCCCCTCCCCACCACAAAATTGGGAGAACAATGTGAAGTCTGTGGATTTACATTCAAGGCCAAGCAGCTGCTATCAAGAACTCTACCATCACATGGCAGATTTAGCTGGATAGGAGATGTTACGTTGgtgtacaaaaacaaaagaaaagatgttGAATGTAACTATCACAATAACCtaggaaatttattcatactCCCAAGACTGTAAAATTTGTTGTCATAggtttatatgatttatttaggTAGATTGTTCTGTCAGCAAAGAATGGTTACGGCACTACTTGCACTGATTGAGATCTGAATATATGACAGGGGTTAAAGAGGTCAGCCGTGCAGAGAACACTGCCACTGAACAAATGGACCCACTAACATAGATAAAAAGTGTAACCACTCTTTACCTCACTGGGTAGCCTTAAGTAATTCATATGCTTATCAAAATTAGAAAGCTTTTACAGTGCTTATCAAATTTAGAAAGTTTCACTGTTCTAAAAGCTGCAATCATCAGCAGAATCTATGAATAGCTTTTATTATATTCTACTTTTGGGTTATACTGGGTTATACTGTCAGTGCCTCTCAAAATTAGAAAGAAAGCTTCTTGACTTTTCTTAAAGTTGTAATCGTGAGTAGGATATACAAAATGGCTGTTATTTAATTgcaaactgtttttgtttttattattttatactgaCCACGTCTTTCAGTTAACTTTCCTAATCCATGCATGTCATCCAAGTCTATTTTCCAGCTCGATGGAAACAAGTTGCGTCGGATTCCGCCTAGCGACGACAAGCTGAACATCGAGAGGATGTTTGCTTCAGTGTACAGGTGGAATAGAGCAAAATACCAACAGGTGGGTGGTGAAATTCATTTGAATCATTTGGACGGAACAAAGATCCATTCATCAAGTATTAACTACAGAGTCCACCACCTGTAGCAGCCCAgggtttcctgagagagagagagagagagagagagaaagagagagagagagagagagagggagagagagagagagagagagagagagaagagagagaatcaattacTCTCCAGCTCGTTTATTTTCACAGATAAACAATTGGTCCCAGAGTTTTATTCTGACAGACAAATTAGatgttttacaaaattaaaaacatacatatagatgatgatatacagtatatatatatatatatatatatatatatatatatatatatatatatatatatatatatatatatatatatatatatatatatatattatatatatgaatgtcttctactgtaatacaacagtataatatgaagataaaaaggcccataaaacactgtatgaacgttgcaaccatatatatatatatatatatatatatatatatatatatatatatatatatatatatatatatatatatatatatatatatatatatatatatatatatacaaattattggTACATACTCTCCTGAATGTTATATTCACAAGTATTGAACCATAATTGccgtttaatattgaattcccTTTGTatgaaagttattcccaagttatagtgAATGTATGTTAAACcatataggtattatatatatatatatatatatatatatatatatatatatatatatatatatatatatatatatatatatacatacatatatatatatatgtatatatatatactgtatatataattaaacccaGCTTTAACTGCCTTATATTGAAACAAGTGTAATCATAGCTATTAAGTAAAAGCCAGTGGGCACTTGCCCAAAGAACTATAATTGTTAcgaaaaagaatgatgaaaatgaagaacatAATCTTATATACTGAAAGCACGTCGGGCTAACCTTTCacaatgacaaataaaaagtcagttcactgaataataatattacttaaatCGTGAAAGTTGTTcactaaaatttaattttgattatcCGAAGAGGAAATTATAAATCTTAGATGCGGATATACAAAGCCATTTTGTTTTCAGTGGCAGAACGaaatgattataatgattatacatataacgaataatttttttttacatttttcgacGATGGAAACTTTTCTCTATTTCCAATCCTGCTTTATCTGAATTTCAGGTAGTCAATTTAAACATAACACCccatgcccctctctctctctctctctctctctctctctctctctctctctctctctctcactctaaggGATGTTTACCTATACACCAACGGCTTTATGGGAAATTACAGGCAACTACCTGTAATTTGCCCTACCGGATTTCGTGTAAACTTTTAACATCCGTTGGTCGTCCTTTCTCATTCAATCgcctctgaaaaataaaaaaataggatccCTTcagcctgtgtgtgtgcgtgtttgtagcatgtgtgagagagagagagagagagagagagagaatcttagagagagagagagagaaagaaagagagagaattatattcacgcttagagagagagagagagagagagagagagagagagagagagagagagagagagagagtaaatcttaCATTCACATTTATTTCAGAATAGCTCTTATGGGCGGAAAACTCAGAAACTTTGACATGGAAACCTCTCCGTTTGAAAAGCCATGATTCAAAATCACTATTGATATGAATTGACCTCAAAGCTAAATTCACCAAATATGGAGTAACCGAAACAACGCTAATGTATCTGGACTTTCCCTCCAGATAAATTATAGTAACCAACAGGTAACACGTTCCGCTTTGATCGTTTTCCCAAGACCATTACACACTGAAGTCTCCTTCGTTCTCACCCACTTTCTTACTCGACCTATCCTTTCACTTTCAAAGACGCAATCTCGAGCGATTTCAATTCCCTCTATTCATTCACAGCCTCCACTTTTCAAATGTGCTTGGGaaacagtgctctctctctctctctctctctctctctctctctctctctctctctctctcagacacacgcacaaacacgcacacacacaggctgCGGGGTCCTACAGTTGAAGGGATATTTTTTTAGAGGCGATTGAATGAGAAAGGACGACCAACGGATGTTAAAAGTTTACGCGAAATCCGGTAGGGCACATTACAGGTAGCTGcctgtaatttttctctctctctccggttaaataattttcaaataattcgtTGCACTTTGAGCTCTATACCCAGCATGTAAAAGACTAGGTAGATATTTTTCTCTGGACGTGCATGTAGAGAAATTAATGTTCACCTACGAAAACTGCTTAATAGAATGTAAAGAAATACATGCACATCCACTCCTACTATAACAGTTTGGCCATTTTAATcctcctgctgagagagagagagagagagagagagagagagagagagagagagagagagagagagagagagagaatcaccttcaacaaaatttaattagtttACAATGAATGATGATCCTTCTGtcattcataaagaaaaacatcTGAAACAAAGTACCAGGTGTACACCAATACAAAAGTTCACTCTACAGCAGGGTTATCAGACCATTTACAGAAGCAGACCATTCACAGGCTCATCTGCCCGCTTTAGCAACAAAAGACCAAGAATTCAAGATATGGCTCGTGAATTAACAAATCTGATGAAATCCGCACGCTGTCGGCAAACTGACCTCACAAAGGACGAACTTCTAAATGACCGCCGGATCATTCATACTGCAGTCACTATAATCATGCTAATTAGCAAATTGCTGAGAGATACAATAGTTCTGGGAGGACGTCATCGTAAGCGTATAAAGGACGAGAACTCTGTAAGTGA
Coding sequences within:
- the LOC136838675 gene encoding uncharacterized protein isoform X2; the encoded protein is MTIQLAAVGTSGGLLVTASALGTTLAGFFFLLTGIMAAGKRRKRDSLNAPQQIEEEQMVRMMMYKVLNELDQYDCTALALCDAIVLPAGERSPVQSSLINMLRKGFSSRPAVVLVRVISIRP